Proteins found in one Abyssibius alkaniclasticus genomic segment:
- the purH gene encoding bifunctional phosphoribosylaminoimidazolecarboxamide formyltransferase/IMP cyclohydrolase has translation MSLPVTPIKRALISVSDKTGLVEFATALAGQGVEILSTGGTAATLRQAGLAVRDVAEVTHFPEMMDGRVKTLHPAVHGGLLALRDNAEHRAAMSAHNIPEIDLLVVNLYPFEATVAAGASYDDCIENIDIGGPAMIRAAAKNHGFVSVVVDVEDYAALLNEMGEHGGTRLAFRQGLAQTAYARTAAYDAAVSTWMAGAIGAENPRCRAQAGTLAQSLRYGENPHQAAAFYTDGTARPGVASAKQHQGKELSYNNINDTDAAFELVAEFAPEDGPACAIIKHANPCGVARASSLLEAYRAAYHCDQTSAFGGIVALNGALDGETAAAICEIFTEVVIAPSVSEAAREVFAAKKNLRLLTTGGLPNMRAAAQVWRQVSGGYLVQDRDTGHISADDLKVVSKRAPSPAELADLLFAWRVAKHVKSNAIVYAKDGATVGIGAGQMSRVDSTRIAARKAEDMAQNLGLKQSPTIGSVVASDAFFPFADGLITAAEAGATAIIQPGGSMRDDEVIAAADAAGLAMVFTGMRHFRH, from the coding sequence ATGAGCCTTCCCGTCACGCCCATCAAGCGCGCCCTGATCTCGGTGTCAGACAAAACCGGACTGGTGGAATTTGCCACCGCACTTGCCGGGCAGGGCGTTGAAATCCTGTCGACCGGCGGCACGGCGGCGACGCTGCGCCAGGCCGGGCTTGCGGTGCGCGATGTGGCCGAGGTTACGCATTTTCCTGAAATGATGGACGGGCGCGTGAAAACCCTGCACCCTGCCGTGCATGGCGGGCTTTTGGCGCTGCGCGACAATGCCGAACACCGCGCCGCTATGTCTGCACATAATATTCCGGAAATTGATCTGCTGGTCGTCAACCTATACCCGTTCGAGGCCACGGTGGCGGCGGGTGCAAGCTATGACGACTGCATCGAGAATATCGATATTGGCGGGCCAGCGATGATCCGGGCTGCCGCCAAGAATCATGGCTTTGTCAGCGTTGTGGTCGATGTGGAGGATTACGCCGCACTGCTGAATGAGATGGGTGAACATGGCGGCACACGGCTGGCCTTTCGCCAGGGGCTTGCGCAAACCGCCTATGCGCGCACTGCCGCATATGATGCAGCGGTTTCCACCTGGATGGCGGGTGCAATTGGCGCTGAAAATCCGCGCTGCCGTGCCCAGGCCGGCACATTGGCCCAAAGTCTGCGCTATGGCGAAAACCCGCATCAGGCGGCGGCCTTCTATACCGATGGCACGGCGCGCCCCGGCGTGGCCAGCGCCAAACAGCATCAGGGCAAGGAACTGTCTTACAACAATATCAACGATACCGATGCCGCCTTCGAACTTGTGGCCGAATTTGCGCCTGAAGACGGGCCGGCCTGTGCGATCATCAAACATGCCAACCCGTGCGGTGTGGCGCGCGCATCGAGCCTGTTGGAAGCCTACCGCGCCGCCTATCATTGCGACCAGACCTCGGCCTTTGGCGGGATCGTGGCGCTGAATGGCGCGCTTGATGGCGAGACGGCGGCGGCGATCTGCGAGATTTTCACCGAAGTCGTTATCGCCCCCAGTGTGAGCGAAGCGGCGCGTGAGGTTTTCGCCGCCAAGAAAAACCTGCGCCTGCTGACCACGGGCGGGCTGCCAAATATGCGCGCGGCGGCTCAGGTCTGGCGGCAGGTTTCGGGCGGCTATCTCGTGCAGGACCGCGACACTGGCCATATCAGCGCCGATGATCTGAAGGTCGTGAGCAAACGCGCGCCAAGCCCGGCTGAACTGGCCGATCTGCTGTTTGCATGGCGTGTGGCCAAGCATGTCAAATCCAACGCCATCGTCTATGCCAAAGACGGTGCGACCGTGGGCATTGGCGCGGGGCAGATGAGCCGGGTGGATTCTACCCGCATTGCCGCGCGCAAGGCCGAAGACATGGCGCAGAACCTTGGCCTGAAACAAAGCCCGACCATTGGTTCGGTTGTGGCATCCGATGCGTTCTTTCCCTTTGCCGATGGGCTGATCACGGCCGCCGAGGCGGGTGCGACCGCCATTATCCAGCCCGGCGGGTCGATGCGGGATGACGAGGTGATTGCCGCCGCCGATGCCGCTGGCCTGGCGATGGTCTTCACCGGTATGCGCCATTTCAGGCACTGA
- a CDS encoding MFS transporter, whose translation MRSPRLAVSAAFFLSGALVGVWASRIPAVAGALDLSKTTLGLLLLCIAAGAIISFPLAGWGSDKFGAARLTRILAAFYCATLLVVAIAPNVWVLAVALLFFGAGHGALDVAMNTWAAAVERKMGKAIMSSFHAIFSLGAGVGAAAGYGAVAFDLSVPVHFLLAVILLGGPVGWLVMVPWQDLPPGAQKKAPLFALPKGPLVAVGIMALCASMGEGAMTDWSAIFLIAVGGVTEAKAALGYAVFSAAMVAMRLMGDRLVGRFGMVGVARASGAVAFIGTLVAVFVPGFIPTLVGFALMGLGYATIFPLAFSRAANDPHIGPGAGIASVATLGYGGILLGPPIIGFIADATSLSTAFLVLSVLALAIVLLGGALRR comes from the coding sequence ATGCGCAGCCCCCGCCTAGCTGTTTCTGCCGCCTTCTTTTTGTCCGGCGCGCTGGTCGGGGTCTGGGCATCGCGCATTCCGGCGGTGGCAGGCGCGCTCGACCTTTCAAAAACCACGCTTGGCCTGCTGCTGCTCTGCATCGCGGCGGGGGCGATCATCTCCTTCCCGCTGGCTGGCTGGGGGTCGGACAAATTCGGCGCGGCGCGGCTGACGCGTATTCTTGCGGCGTTTTACTGTGCAACGCTTCTTGTGGTGGCGATTGCGCCCAATGTCTGGGTGCTGGCCGTGGCCTTGCTGTTCTTTGGCGCGGGCCACGGCGCGCTGGATGTGGCGATGAACACCTGGGCGGCGGCGGTCGAACGCAAGATGGGCAAGGCGATCATGTCGTCTTTTCATGCGATTTTCAGCCTTGGTGCCGGGGTGGGCGCGGCGGCGGGCTATGGGGCCGTGGCCTTTGATCTTTCGGTGCCGGTGCATTTCCTGCTGGCGGTCATTTTGCTGGGCGGGCCGGTTGGCTGGCTCGTAATGGTGCCCTGGCAAGACCTGCCGCCGGGCGCCCAGAAGAAAGCCCCGCTTTTTGCCCTGCCCAAAGGGCCGCTGGTGGCGGTGGGCATCATGGCGCTTTGTGCCTCGATGGGCGAAGGCGCGATGACCGATTGGAGCGCGATTTTCCTGATCGCCGTGGGCGGTGTGACCGAGGCCAAGGCCGCGCTTGGCTATGCGGTGTTTTCCGCCGCGATGGTGGCCATGCGGCTGATGGGCGATAGGCTTGTCGGCCGGTTCGGCATGGTGGGCGTGGCGCGTGCATCGGGCGCCGTGGCCTTTATCGGCACGCTTGTGGCGGTGTTCGTGCCCGGCTTCATTCCCACGCTTGTCGGTTTTGCGCTGATGGGGCTTGGCTATGCCACAATCTTTCCGCTCGCCTTTTCGCGCGCTGCAAACGATCCGCATATCGGCCCCGGCGCGGGCATTGCCAGCGTGGCCACGCTTGGCTATGGCGGCATTCTGCTTGGACCGCCGATCATCGGCTTCATTGCCGATGCCACCAGCCTGTCGACCGCCTTTCTGGTGCTGAGCGTGCTGGCCCTGGCCATTGTGCTGCTGGGCGGCGCGCTTCGGCGCTAG
- a CDS encoding Trm112 family protein, which translates to MSDETQDTRIDARLLEALVCPITRATLIYEPDTNELVSPTTHLAFPIRSGIPVMLVDEARRIED; encoded by the coding sequence ATGAGCGACGAAACCCAGGACACCCGCATCGATGCGCGCCTGCTGGAGGCGCTTGTCTGCCCGATTACCCGCGCCACGCTGATTTACGAGCCGGACACGAACGAGCTTGTCAGCCCGACAACGCATCTGGCCTTTCCCATTCGCAGCGGCATCCCGGTCATGCTGGTGGACGAGGCGCGGCGGATTGAAGACTAG
- a CDS encoding LON peptidase substrate-binding domain-containing protein, with amino-acid sequence MARAHTLGPLPETLALFPLPGALLLPHARLPLNIFEPRYLAMVDDVLKTDHRLIGMIQPMAAPEGIDAKGRLQRIGCAGRIVAFMETDDGRYRITLGGVSRFRLGAAIDSFSPYLRHKVSWDSFAEDLDAEATDIAFDRAEFLDQLARYFKATGYAPDWESLKAAPAPLLINALSVLCPFSTDEKQALLEAPSLTNRRETLQTLLEFAVRGPDDESPLQ; translated from the coding sequence ATGGCGCGCGCGCATACGTTGGGGCCGCTGCCCGAAACGCTTGCGCTGTTTCCGCTGCCCGGCGCGCTGCTCTTGCCACATGCCCGCCTGCCGCTGAATATTTTCGAGCCGCGCTATCTGGCAATGGTCGATGATGTGCTGAAAACCGACCATCGGCTGATCGGGATGATCCAGCCGATGGCCGCCCCTGAAGGGATTGACGCCAAGGGCCGTTTGCAGCGCATTGGCTGTGCGGGGCGGATCGTGGCCTTTATGGAAACCGATGATGGCCGCTACCGGATCACGCTTGGCGGTGTGTCGCGCTTTCGGCTTGGCGCGGCGATCGACAGTTTCAGCCCCTATCTGCGCCACAAGGTCAGTTGGGACAGTTTTGCCGAAGACCTCGACGCCGAAGCAACCGATATCGCCTTTGACCGTGCCGAGTTTCTGGACCAGCTTGCGCGCTATTTCAAGGCCACGGGCTATGCGCCCGACTGGGAATCGCTGAAAGCCGCACCGGCCCCGTTGCTGATCAACGCGCTTTCGGTGCTGTGCCCGTTCTCAACCGATGAAAAGCAGGCGCTGCTGGAAGCCCCAAGCCTGACAAACCGCCGCGAAACCCTGCAAACCCTGCTGGAATTTGCAGTGCGCGGCCCTGATGATGAAAGCCCGCTGCAATGA
- the trxA gene encoding thioredoxin, with product MDLTANVPADLIKDGNEANFMADVVETSKTVPVIVDFWAPWCGPCKTLGPALEAAVTKARGKVKMVKIDVDQNQGIAGQLRIQSIPTVYAFVNGQPVDGFTGAQTPAQIDAFIARVVAQSPAGADDGLDEALEAAAQMLEAGEIDDAVQTYAAILGEDEGNVAAIAGLARCYVAQGLLDDARGILDKAPMQKANDAAILAVRAQIDLAEAAAGAGDLGELQARVDADASDHQARFELAEAMLANRQTEAAIEQLLELYRRDRDWNEAAAKTQLIKVFDSLGPKDPLALKGRRRLSSLAFA from the coding sequence ATGGACCTTACTGCAAATGTGCCCGCCGATCTGATCAAAGACGGCAACGAGGCGAACTTCATGGCCGACGTGGTCGAAACCTCGAAAACCGTGCCGGTGATTGTCGATTTCTGGGCCCCCTGGTGCGGCCCGTGCAAAACGCTTGGCCCGGCGCTGGAAGCCGCGGTGACCAAGGCGCGCGGCAAGGTCAAGATGGTCAAGATCGATGTGGACCAGAACCAGGGCATTGCCGGGCAGTTGCGCATCCAGTCCATTCCCACCGTCTATGCCTTTGTGAACGGCCAGCCGGTCGACGGGTTTACCGGCGCGCAAACCCCGGCCCAGATCGACGCTTTCATCGCCCGCGTTGTGGCCCAGTCTCCCGCCGGCGCCGATGACGGGCTCGACGAGGCGCTGGAGGCGGCCGCGCAAATGCTTGAGGCGGGCGAAATTGACGATGCCGTGCAAACCTACGCCGCCATTCTGGGCGAGGATGAGGGCAATGTCGCCGCGATTGCCGGGCTTGCGCGCTGCTATGTCGCCCAGGGCTTGCTGGACGATGCCAGGGGCATTCTCGACAAAGCCCCGATGCAGAAGGCCAATGATGCCGCCATTCTGGCGGTTAGGGCGCAGATCGACCTTGCAGAAGCTGCCGCTGGCGCGGGCGATCTTGGCGAGCTTCAGGCACGGGTCGATGCCGATGCAAGCGACCATCAGGCCCGGTTTGAACTGGCCGAAGCCATGCTTGCCAACCGTCAGACCGAAGCCGCAATCGAGCAGTTGCTCGAACTTTACCGCCGCGACCGGGACTGGAACGAGGCCGCCGCCAAGACCCAGCTCATCAAGGTGTTCGACTCGCTCGGGCCAAAAGACCCGCTGGCGCTGAAGGGCCGTCGTCGCCTGTCATCGCTGGCCTTTGCCTAG
- the ahcY gene encoding adenosylhomocysteinase: protein MPADYIVKDIALAAYGRKELDIAETEMPGLMALRAEFGESKPLSGARIVGSLHMTIQTAVLIETLVALGADVRWASCNIFSTQDHAAAAIAQSGVPVFAIKGQSLTEHWDYLDRSFMFPEGANLILDDGGDATLYVLLGARVEAGETDLIAVPTSEEEEAVFAQIRKRMAASPGWFTKTREAIQGVSEETTTGVHRLYELVKQGQLPFPAINVNDSVTKSKFDNKYGCKESLVDGIRRATDTMMAGKVAVVCGYGDVGKGSAASLRGAGARVKVTEVDPICALQAAMDGFEVVLLEDVVASADIFVTTTGNKDVIRIEHMREMKDMAIVGNIGHFDNEIQVAALRNHKWTNIKDQVDMVEMPSGSRIILLSQGRLLNLGNATGHPSFVMSASFTNQVLAQIELWTNGDAYKNEVYILPKHLDEKVARLHLDRIGVKLTRLDKAQADYIGVSPEGPFKPEHYRY, encoded by the coding sequence ATGCCTGCCGATTACATTGTCAAAGACATTGCGCTCGCCGCCTATGGCCGCAAAGAGCTGGATATTGCCGAAACCGAAATGCCGGGCCTGATGGCGTTGCGCGCCGAATTTGGCGAAAGCAAACCCTTGAGCGGCGCGCGCATCGTCGGCTCGTTGCATATGACCATCCAGACCGCCGTGCTGATCGAAACCCTGGTGGCTTTGGGGGCCGATGTGCGCTGGGCAAGCTGCAACATCTTCTCGACCCAGGACCATGCGGCTGCGGCGATTGCGCAATCCGGCGTGCCGGTTTTTGCCATCAAGGGCCAGAGCCTGACCGAGCATTGGGACTATCTTGACCGCTCGTTCATGTTCCCCGAAGGCGCGAACCTCATTCTTGATGATGGCGGCGATGCCACGCTTTACGTGCTGCTGGGTGCGCGCGTTGAAGCCGGTGAAACCGATCTTATCGCCGTGCCGACCTCGGAAGAAGAAGAGGCGGTATTTGCGCAGATCAGGAAGCGCATGGCCGCCAGCCCCGGCTGGTTCACCAAAACCCGCGAGGCCATTCAGGGCGTTTCCGAGGAAACCACCACGGGTGTGCATCGGCTTTATGAACTGGTGAAGCAGGGACAACTGCCCTTCCCGGCGATCAATGTGAATGATTCCGTCACCAAATCGAAATTCGACAATAAATATGGCTGCAAGGAATCGCTGGTCGACGGTATTCGCCGCGCCACCGATACGATGATGGCCGGCAAGGTTGCCGTCGTTTGCGGCTATGGTGACGTTGGCAAAGGTTCCGCCGCCAGCCTGCGCGGTGCCGGTGCGCGCGTGAAGGTGACAGAGGTCGACCCGATCTGCGCGCTTCAGGCCGCGATGGACGGGTTCGAGGTTGTGCTGCTGGAAGATGTCGTTGCCAGCGCCGATATTTTTGTGACCACAACCGGCAACAAGGATGTCATCCGCATCGAGCATATGCGCGAGATGAAGGATATGGCGATTGTCGGCAATATCGGCCATTTCGACAATGAGATTCAGGTGGCCGCGTTGCGCAACCACAAATGGACCAATATCAAGGACCAGGTGGATATGGTCGAAATGCCATCCGGCAGCCGGATTATCCTGCTTTCCCAGGGCCGTTTGCTGAACCTTGGCAATGCCACGGGCCATCCGAGCTTTGTGATGTCGGCCAGTTTCACCAATCAGGTTCTGGCGCAGATCGAGCTTTGGACCAATGGCGATGCCTATAAGAACGAGGTCTATATCCTGCCCAAGCATCTGGATGAAAAGGTTGCGCGCCTGCATCTGGACCGGATTGGCGTGAAGCTGACCAGGCTTGACAAGGCACAGGCCGATTATATCGGCGTATCGCCCGAAGGGCCGTTCAAGCCCGAACATTACCGCTATTAA
- a CDS encoding M42 family metallopeptidase: protein MNIELLRSLCETPGVPGREDRVRALIMREVEGLFDEVTTDAMGNLLCRRAPTKPANGEVQRVMLACHMDEIGFLVSHIDADGFIYVDPVGGFDPRNLFSRRVRICTPDGDYPAVMNPGGRPIHISTPEDRKKIPQVSEFMLDCGMGKATADKIQIGDYVVMEEPFVDMGEKVVSKALDNRIACWLGIEVIRKLVADQATHECEIWVAFTCQEEVGLRGARTSAYHIKPHIGFGIDVTLACDTPGVPKQDTVTVQGEGVGLHVKDSSFISDIALVEEVEALAKARNIPFQRTILRAGGQDGAAAQQAAAGARAMGIVVGTRYIHTVTEMAAKSDLVAARDILAAWLGAH from the coding sequence ATGAATATCGAACTTCTGCGCAGCCTGTGCGAAACCCCCGGCGTGCCCGGCCGCGAAGACCGCGTGCGCGCGCTGATCATGCGCGAGGTCGAGGGCCTGTTTGACGAGGTCACAACCGATGCGATGGGCAACCTTCTGTGCCGCCGCGCCCCGACCAAACCCGCCAATGGCGAGGTGCAGCGCGTAATGCTGGCCTGCCATATGGATGAGATCGGCTTTCTGGTCAGCCATATCGATGCCGATGGGTTCATCTATGTCGACCCGGTTGGCGGGTTCGACCCGCGCAACCTGTTTTCGCGCCGTGTGCGCATTTGCACACCCGATGGCGACTACCCCGCCGTGATGAATCCCGGCGGCCGGCCGATCCATATTTCCACGCCCGAAGACCGCAAGAAAATCCCTCAGGTTTCGGAATTCATGCTCGATTGCGGCATGGGCAAGGCGACGGCTGACAAGATCCAGATCGGCGATTATGTCGTGATGGAGGAACCCTTTGTCGATATGGGCGAAAAGGTGGTGTCCAAGGCGCTGGACAACCGTATCGCCTGCTGGCTGGGGATCGAGGTGATCCGCAAGCTGGTGGCCGATCAGGCGACACATGAATGCGAAATCTGGGTGGCCTTTACCTGTCAGGAAGAGGTTGGCCTGCGCGGGGCGCGCACCTCGGCCTACCATATCAAGCCGCATATCGGTTTCGGCATCGATGTGACCCTGGCCTGCGATACACCCGGCGTGCCCAAGCAGGACACGGTTACCGTGCAGGGCGAAGGCGTTGGCCTGCATGTGAAAGACAGCAGCTTCATTTCCGACATCGCGCTGGTGGAAGAGGTCGAGGCGCTGGCCAAGGCGCGCAACATTCCGTTTCAGCGCACGATCTTGCGCGCCGGCGGGCAGGATGGCGCGGCGGCACAGCAGGCCGCGGCCGGTGCGCGCGCAATGGGGATTGTGGTTGGCACCCGCTATATTCACACGGTCACGGAAATGGCGGCCAAATCCGACCTGGTGGCCGCGCGCGATATTCTGGCGGCCTGGCTGGGCGCGCATTAG
- a CDS encoding DMP19 family protein, producing MKHLKSAFNLLMVIPATIGLLLMVPFIIILRLINIKLVRQPGYTDIYTPFYDQLDPYHGPAAWEASKAGVPQAALDLYALHWAFTEVTAGGFSQFFNSPTGLLAPEARDGFAAIGMEEVAATLQSAMDRLATPFPLELEARQQRIKFDTARMKFEETARFKAQTGNHNLIGGAALYLGPADAYAAKHRQTNPA from the coding sequence ATGAAACACCTGAAATCCGCCTTCAACCTGCTGATGGTCATCCCGGCAACCATTGGCCTGCTGCTGATGGTGCCCTTCATCATCATCCTGCGGCTGATCAATATCAAGCTGGTGAGACAGCCCGGCTATACCGATATCTACACCCCCTTTTACGACCAGCTCGACCCCTATCACGGCCCCGCGGCCTGGGAAGCATCCAAAGCCGGCGTGCCGCAAGCCGCGCTGGATCTCTACGCGCTGCACTGGGCTTTTACCGAGGTCACGGCGGGCGGGTTTTCGCAATTCTTCAACAGCCCCACCGGCCTTCTCGCGCCCGAGGCGCGCGACGGTTTTGCCGCCATCGGCATGGAAGAGGTTGCCGCAACACTTCAATCAGCAATGGACAGGCTCGCCACGCCCTTCCCGCTCGAACTTGAAGCCCGCCAGCAGCGCATCAAATTCGACACGGCGCGCATGAAGTTTGAAGAAACCGCCAGGTTCAAGGCCCAAACCGGCAACCATAACCTCATCGGCGGCGCCGCGCTCTACCTGGGGCCCGCCGATGCCTATGCCGCAAAACACCGGCAGACAAACCCCGCCTGA
- a CDS encoding DUF1761 domain-containing protein, with protein MEYIIVLGAALASFAFGAVWYIALAKPWQAAAGIDVEKLRAEGKGGGAFTFVVAFLCSVAVAGMMRHIFYGAQIQTIGGGALAGLGLGLFIATPWTVMNNMFGMKPRALTLIDGSYSTIGCMIMGAVLGAFPAVA; from the coding sequence ATGGAATATATTATCGTTTTGGGTGCGGCTTTGGCCAGTTTTGCCTTTGGTGCCGTCTGGTATATCGCGCTGGCCAAACCCTGGCAGGCGGCTGCGGGCATCGACGTTGAAAAGCTGCGCGCCGAGGGCAAGGGCGGTGGCGCCTTCACCTTCGTGGTCGCCTTTTTGTGCAGCGTTGCGGTGGCCGGCATGATGCGCCACATCTTTTACGGTGCGCAAATCCAGACAATCGGCGGCGGCGCGCTCGCCGGGCTTGGCCTTGGCCTGTTTATCGCCACGCCCTGGACAGTGATGAACAACATGTTCGGCATGAAGCCGCGCGCCCTGACGCTGATCGATGGCAGCTATTCCACAATCGGCTGCATGATCATGGGCGCGGTTCTCGGCGCCTTTCCGGCGGTCGCATAG
- a CDS encoding EVE domain-containing protein: MNYWLFKSEPETWGWDAQVARGEAGEEWDGVRNYQARNNMRAMQLGDLGFFYHSIKEKRVVGVVKVIARAHPDSSTDDPRWECVDIAAVGPFPKPVTLDDCKAEPRLANMVLVNNTRLSVQPVTPEEWQIVCAMGGYRG, translated from the coding sequence ATGAACTACTGGCTGTTCAAATCGGAACCCGAGACATGGGGCTGGGATGCGCAGGTCGCGCGCGGCGAAGCTGGCGAGGAATGGGACGGCGTGCGCAACTATCAGGCCCGCAACAATATGCGCGCCATGCAGCTGGGCGATCTGGGGTTCTTCTACCACTCGATCAAGGAAAAGCGCGTGGTCGGGGTGGTCAAGGTCATCGCGCGCGCCCATCCCGACAGCTCCACCGATGATCCGCGCTGGGAATGCGTGGATATTGCCGCCGTCGGCCCCTTCCCCAAGCCGGTAACGCTTGATGATTGCAAGGCCGAACCGCGGCTGGCAAATATGGTGCTTGTCAACAACACGCGCCTGTCGGTGCAGCCGGTCACGCCCGAGGAATGGCAGATCGTCTGCGCTATGGGCGGCTATCGCGGTTAA